The nucleotide window CTAACTTCAAACTAGAAGAGCAGCTCCCTGTAGAGGAGATACAAGCTTATTTACACAAATATTTACCAAATGATATCAGCGTAGTTCAAGTAGAAGAAATACACGAGCGCTTTCATGCTCGTTATAATGCCAAAGCTAAAACATATGTATATAAAATTTGGAACGAGCAGCATACGAATCCATTTATGCGTAAATACAGCATGCATGTAACAGAAAAGCTAGATATCGCTAAGATGAAGCAGGCCGCGCGGCACTTTGTTGGAAAGCATGATTTCACCGCTTTCTCTAACGCAAAATCTAAGAAAAAATCCATGGTCCGTGAAATCTATGCGATTGAAATTATAAAAGAAGGGAGTTTTATTTATATTCGCGTAAAGGGTGATGGCTTCTTGTATAATATGGTTCGCAAAATTGTGGC belongs to Ectobacillus sp. JY-23 and includes:
- the truA gene encoding tRNA pseudouridine(38-40) synthase TruA, with product MNNYKMLIQYDGSRYKGWQRLGNGENTIQGKIEHVLSEMVGRPIEIIGCSRTDAGVHAFAQIANFKLEEQLPVEEIQAYLHKYLPNDISVVQVEEIHERFHARYNAKAKTYVYKIWNEQHTNPFMRKYSMHVTEKLDIAKMKQAARHFVGKHDFTAFSNAKSKKKSMVREIYAIEIIKEGSFIYIRVKGDGFLYNMVRKIVATLIEVGNETRSEATIPEMIASKDRSVVTSLADAAGLHLEHVEF